In Erigeron canadensis isolate Cc75 chromosome 1, C_canadensis_v1, whole genome shotgun sequence, a single window of DNA contains:
- the LOC122584954 gene encoding uncharacterized protein LOC122584954 translates to MAIVRSLRRFQSRFFSSSSQAATEISKLISGSNIEQPGSSSAASFTSERPVRRKVSTADRKSMLESFVNKYREMNTGKFPSATYARKEVGGSYYVIKKMLQEIENDSRTASVEKGLIKDHKKQSEGENTISMEISTVSSGSQEVSKSQVNSLLRLCKDPRTLDDVDWKEVLYPPPSDVDPLDFRRDTTPDEVKEVLLEIECDRKESKDWKKMIEGENARDLELSIESSESQEVSNTSVQQHCKDPWAVSSFDNIELKDVLQPSTINADTGRTIVRRDDTYDIESDMKGCHGKVEQKPEGKLIDESLLEEKFVFEDLQSKVESQHNGIRKVATENHHTVAQCYEKLEQKPKGESPLEDKSVHEDSQSKVEGKQPDGIINIATEDCDTEGQCHGKVEQKPEDRLIDESLLEEKIVFEDIQSKGELYHDGIRNINRDRPEQQKDDQLREKPSLWGNLKSLATDFINMWKK, encoded by the exons ATGGCGATCGTTAGATCTCTACGACGCTTTCAATCGCGTTTTTTTTCCTCCTCCTCCCAAG CTGCTACTGAAATTTCAAAATTGATTTCCGGCTCAAATATTGAGCAGCCTGGAAGCTCTTCTGCTGCGTCATTTACTTCTGAGAGACCAGTCCGGAGAAAAGTATCTACTGCTGATCGGAAGTCGATGCTCGAATCCTTTGTCAACAA GTACAGAGAAATGAACACCGGAAAATTTCCTTCCGCTACATATGCACGAAAAGAAGTTGGTGGTAGTTACTATGTCATCAAGAAGATGCTTCAGGAGATTGAAAATGATTCTAGAACAGCTTCTGTGGAGAAAGGACTCATCAAGGATCATAAAAAACAGTCTGAAGGTGAGAATACCATAAGCATGGAAATATCGACTGTATCATCTGGAAGTCAAGAGGTATCAAAAAGTCAAGTAAATAGTCTCCTACGGCTTTGTAAAGATCCTCGGACTCTTGACGATGTGGATTGGAAGGAAGTGCTCTATCCGCCACCAAGCGACGTCGACCCTCTCGATTTTAGAAGA GATACTACCCCTGATGAAGTGAAGGAAGTGCTTCTAGAGATTGAATGTGATAGAAAGGAGTCAAAGGActggaaaaaaatgattgaaggTGAGAATGCCAGAGACTTGGAATTATCGATCGAATCATCTGAAAGTCAAGAGGTGTCAAACACTAGCGTCCAACAGCATTGTAAAGATCCTTGGGCGGTCAGCAGTTTTGACAATATTGAATTGAAGGATGTGCTTCAACCATCAACAATCAACGCCGACACAGGAAGAACCATTGTTAGAAGA GATGATACTTATGACATAGAGAGTGATATGAAAGGATGTCATGGGAAGGTTGAGCAGAAGCCAGAAGGCAAATTGATAGATGAATCTCTTTTGGAAGAAAAATTTGTCTTTGAGGATTTACAGTCTAAAGTTGAAAGCCAACATAATGGAATAAGAAAAGTTGCAACTGAGAATCATCACACAGTAGCTCAATGTTACGAGAAACTGGAGCAGAAGCCAAAAGGGGAATCTCCCTTGGAAGATAAATCCGTCCATGAGGATTCACAGTCAAAGGTTGAAGGGAAGCAACCTGATGGGATCATAAACATTGCTACGGAGGATTGTGATACAGAAGGTCAGTGTCATGGGAAGGTTGAGCAGAAGCCAGAAGACAGACTGATAGATGAATCTcttttggaagaaaaaattgtttttgaggATATACAGTCAAAAGGTGAACTGTACCATGATGGGATAAGAAACATCAATag GGACAGGCCTGAGCAACAAAAGGATGATCAGTTGAGAGAGAAACCATCTTTATGGGGGAACTTGAAGTCATTGGCAACTGATTTTATCAACATGTGGAAGAAATGA